From Nicotiana tabacum cultivar K326 chromosome 15, ASM71507v2, whole genome shotgun sequence, the proteins below share one genomic window:
- the LOC107811380 gene encoding ABC transporter B family member 21-like isoform X2, with amino-acid sequence MLSSVPPLVISSAVLTILLAKLASRAQTHYSEAATVVEQTISSIKTVASYTGERRAISEYQSSLNKAYHSGVQEGLASGLGFGVFMFVFYTSYALAIWYGAKMILDHNYTGGDVMNVIMATLTGSFSLGYASPCLRAFAAGKAAAFKMFETINRKPAIDPYDMNGQKLHDISGDIELKDIYFCYPARPQESIFSGFSLSIPKGTTTALVGRSGSGKSTVISLIVRFYDPQAGEVLIDSINIKEFQLRWIRGKIGLVSQEPVLFGSTIKDNIAYGKDDATLAEIKAAVQLANASKFIDNLPQGLDTRVGDHGSQLSGGQKQRIAIARAILKDPKILLLDEATSALDAESERIVQETLDNVMINRTTVIVAHRLSTVKNADTIAVIQEGKIIEKGSHKELLQNREGAYVQLIQLQELSKYSGEQDSNELDKEEIVLTPEKKPNKQNILTRSVSGGSFRIENSSHHSLSIPVSAAEKEVRECHDLNSTTAVLKKGCKLIKRIRLMCFEKVVYMDISWFDRKENSIGAIGTRLSTDAASVRGMVGESLALVVQNTSTAIAGLVIGLEASWQLALIMIVMVPLIGLNGYLHMKYVSGFGADAKKLYEDASRVASEAVGSIRTVASFSAEEKVVQLYKRKCEEPVRAGIKEGLLSGAGFGFSMFCLYSVYAASFYAGARLIESGKVTFAEVFRVFYGLSLTATAISQSGGLAPDSTKAKSGASSIFALLDRRSKIDSSDNSGMILDNVKGNIEFQHVSFNYPSRPEAQVLKDLCLIISSGETVALVGESGSGKSTVISLLQRFYDPDSGLITLDGIEIQKLKVKWLRQQMGLVSQEPILFNDTIRANIAYGKEGDATEAEILAAAELANAHNFISGLQQGYDTLVGERGIQLSGGQKQRVAIARAIVKCPKILLLDEATSALDSESEKVVQDALDRVREGRTTVVVAHRLSTIKGADVIAVMKDGAIVEKGNHETLVNREDGIYASLVSKSTSTMK; translated from the exons ATGTTATCTTCAGTTCCTCCACTTGTCATCTCTTCTGCTGTCTTGACTATCCTTCTGGCAAAGCTAGCATCACGCGCACAGACTCATTATTCAGAAGCTGCAACTGTGGTTGAACAGACAATAAGCTCAATTAAAACT GTTGCATCGTATACGGGAGAGAGAAGAGCTATTTCTGAATATCAAAGTTCTCTAAACAAAGCTTATCATTCTGGTGTACAAGAGGGTTTGGCTTCAGGGCTCGGATTCGGTGTTTTTATGTTTGTCTTCTATACAAGTTATGCTTTAGCTATATGGTATGGTGCAAAAATGATTTTGGACCATAACTATACTGGAGGAGATGTAATGAATGTCATTATGGCTACACTAACTGGCTCCTT TTCTTTAGGATATGCTTCTCCATGCTTGCGCGCATTTGCTGCTGGAAAGGCTGCAGCATTTAAAATGTTTGAGACGATAAACAGAAAGCCGGCTATAGATCCTTATGATATGAATGGACAGAAACTTCATGACATTAGTGGTGACATTGAACTTAAGGACATTTATTTCTGTTATCCAGCAAGACCACAGGAGAGCATATTTAGCGGTTTTTCTCTGTCGATACCAAAGGGAACAACAACAGCTCTAGTAGGGCGAAGTGGAAGTGGAAAATCGACAGTGATAAGTCTAATAGTGAGGTTCTATGATCCACAGGCTGGTGAAGTTCTGATTGACAGTATAAATATCAAAGAATTTCAGCTTAGGTGGATCAGGGGAAAGATCGGGCTTGTTAGCCAAGAACCTGTGCTGTTTGGTTCAACAATAAAGGATAATATCGCCTATGGGAAGGACGATGCAACTCTTGCAGAAATTAAAGCTGCTGTTCAACTTGCCAATGCTTCCAAGTTTATTGATAATTTACCTCAG GGACTAGACACCAGAGTTGGCGATCACGGAAGTCAGCTGTCGGGAGGCCAAAAGCAAAGAATTGCTATTGCAAGAGCAATACTAAAGGATCCCAAAATTCTACTTTTGGATGAAGCTACAAGTGCTCTTGATGCAGAATCTGAGAGGATTGTTCAAGAGACATTGGACAATGTCATGATTAACCGAACTACAGTTATTGTTGCGCATCGCCTGAGTACAGTAAAGAATGCAGATACAATAGCTGTAATCCAAGAGGGAAAGATCATTGAAAAAG GTTCCCACAAGGAACTGCTGCAAAATAGGGAAGGAGCATATGTTCAGCTTATACAGTTGCAAGAGCTTAGCAAATATTCAGGAGAACAAGATTCAAATGAACTGGACAAGGAAGAGATAGTCCTAACACCTGAAAAGAAACCAAATAAGCAGAATATCCTAACACGATCAGTAAGTGGAGGCTCGTTCAGGATCGAGAATAGTAGCCATCATTCATTGTCCATTCCAGTTAGTGCAGCAGAGAAAGAAGTTAGGGAATGCCATGATCTTAATTCAACAACAGCCGTACTGAAAAAGG GATGTAAGTTAATTAAGCGGATTCGCTTAATGTGCTTCGAGAAAGTAGTTTACATGGATATAAGTTGGTTCGACAGAAAGGAGAACTCCATTGGAGCAATTGGCACCCGACTATCTACAGATGCAGCATCTGTGCGAGGTATGGTTGGAGAATCACTTGCTTTGGTTGTGCAGAATACGTCAACAGCTATAGCTGGTTTAGTTATAGGACTTGAAGCAAGCTGGCAATTGGCACTCATAATGATAGTTATGGTGCCTCTAATTGGATTAAATGGATATCTTCACATGAAATACGTTAGTGGTTTCGGTGCTGATGCTAAG AAATTATACGAGGATGCAAGTCGAGTTGCCAGTGAAGCAGTTGGAAGTATCAGAACAGTGGCTTCTTTCTCTGCTGAAGAGAAAGTGGTGCAATTATACAAAAGAAAATGTGAAGAACCGGTTAGAGCTGGAATAAAAGAAGGATTATTGAGTGGTGCAGGATTTGGTTTTTCAATGTTCTGCTTGTATTCTGTCTATGCTGCCAGCTTTTATGCTGGTGCTCGATTGATTGAGTCCGGTAAGGTTACATTTGCTGAGGTTTTTCGG GTTTTCTATGGTCTTAGCTTGACAGCAACCGCGATTTCTCAATCAGGTGGACTCGCTCCTGATTCCACCAAAGCCAAAAGTGGTGCATCTTCTATCTTTGCACTTCTTGACAGACGATCCAAGATAGACTCAAGTGATAACTCAGGAATGATATTAGACAATGTGAAGGGAAATATTGAGTTTCAACATGTCAGTTTTAATTATCCAAGTAGACCTGAGGCTCAAGTTCTAAAAGATCTATGCCTAATCATTAGCTCTGGAGAG ACGGTTGCGCTAGTAGGAGAAAGTGGGAGTGGAAAATCAACAGTTATATCTTTGTTGCAAAGATTTTATGATCCTGATTCAGGCCTAATCACATTAGATGGAATAGAAATTCAAAAGCTGAAGGTGAAATGGTTGAGACAGCAAATGGGACTGGTAAGTCAGGAGCCTATATTGTTCAATGACACAATCAGAGCTAACATAGCATATGGAAAGGAAGGTGATGCCACTGAAGCAGAAATATTAGCTGCTGCTGAGTTAGCCAATGCTCACAACTTCATCAGTGGCTTACAACAG GGCTATGACACATTAGTTGGTGAAAGAGGAATACAACTATCTGGTGGACAGAAGCAAAGAGTTGCAATTGCAAGAGCA
- the LOC107811380 gene encoding ABC transporter B family member 11-like isoform X3: protein MAEENSIETGIDNRETRVLESSEGSTFTRESDKTKKQKEAAAAAEEVPYYKLFAFADTIDHALMVIGMITAVGSGICFPLMAVFFGEIVDSFGMTVDNGKIVSKVSKVALKFMYLAFGSGLATFTQVACWTVTGERQAARIRYLYLRTVLRQDIGFFDQKTNTGVIIESLCSDTLTIQDAIGEKVGKFIQVSATFFGGFVIAFIKGWRLSLVMLSSVPPLVISSAVLTILLAKLASRAQTHYSEAATVVEQTISSIKTVASYTGERRAISEYQSSLNKAYHSGVQEGLASGLGFGVFMFVFYTSYALAIWYGAKMILDHNYTGGDVMNVIMATLTGSFSLGYASPCLRAFAAGKAAAFKMFETINRKPAIDPYDMNGQKLHDISGDIELKDIYFCYPARPQESIFSGFSLSIPKGTTTALVGRSGSGKSTVISLIVRFYDPQAGEVLIDSINIKEFQLRWIRGKIGLVSQEPVLFGSTIKDNIAYGKDDATLAEIKAAVQLANASKFIDNLPQGLDTRVGDHGSQLSGGQKQRIAIARAILKDPKILLLDEATSALDAESERIVQETLDNVMINRTTVIVAHRLSTVKNADTIAVIQEGKIIEKGSHKELLQNREGAYVQLIQLQELSKYSGEQDSNELDKEEIVLTPEKKPNKQNILTRSVSGGSFRIENSSHHSLSIPVSAAEKEVRECHDLNSTTAVLKKGKDNALCRLAFMNKPEIPELLLGCIAAVVNAIILPIFGVLLSNVIKTFYEPAHELRKHSRFWSLIFVGLGLASLLATPLRTFLFAVAGCKLIKRIRLMCFEKVVYMDISWFDRKENSIGAIGTRLSTDAASVRGMVGESLALVVQNTSTAIAGLVIGLEASWQLALIMIVMVPLIGLNGYLHMKYVSGFGADAKKLYEDASRVASEAVGSIRTVASFSAEEKVVQLYKRKCEEPVRAGIKEGLLSGAGFGFSMFCLYSVYAASFYAGARLIESGKVTFAEVFRVFYGLSLTATAISQSGGLAPDSTKAKSGASSIFALLDRRSKIDSSDNSGMILDNVKGNIEFQHVSFNYPSRPEAQVLKDLCLIISSGETVALVGESGSGKSTVISLLQRFYDPDSGLITLDGIEIQKLKVKWLRQQMGLVSQEPILFNDTIRANIAYGKEGDATEAEILAAAELANAHNFISGLQQGYDTLVGERGIQLSGGQKQRVAIARAIVKCPKILLLDEATSALDSESEKVVQDALDRVREGRTTVVVAHRLSTIKGADVIAVMKDGAIVEKGNHETLVNREDGIYASLVSKSTSTMK, encoded by the exons ATGGCAGAAGAGAATTCTATCGAAACAGGCATCGATAACAGGGAAACTAGAGTCTTAGAATCCTCAGAAGGTTCTACTTTTACACGAGAATCGGACAAGACTAAAAAGCAGAAAGaggctgctgctgctgctgaagAAGTTCCATACTATAAGCTGTTCGCCTTTGCGGACACCATAGATCATGCATTGATGGTTATCGGTATGATCACAGCTGTTGGTAGTGGAATCTGCTTTCCCCTGATGGCTGTATTTTTTGGGGAGATAGTTGATTCCTTTGGAATGACCGTGGATAACGGAAAAATTGTTAGTAAAGTTTCTAAG GTAGCCCTTAAATTCATGTATCTGGCTTTCGGTTCAGGTCTTGCTACATTTACGC AGGTGGCTTGCTGGACGGTCACAGGTGAAAGACAGGCTGCTCGGATTAGATACTTATATCTGAGAACAGTACTAAGACAAGATATTGGATTTTTTGATCAGAAGACTAACACTGGTGTGATTATTGAAAGCCTGTGTAGTGATACTCTTACTATACAAGACGCCATCGGCGAAAAG GTTGGCAAATTTATTCAGGTATCAGCTACATTCTTTGGAGGATTTGTAATAGCTTTTATTAAGGGGTGGCGTCTATCGTTGGTCATGTTATCTTCAGTTCCTCCACTTGTCATCTCTTCTGCTGTCTTGACTATCCTTCTGGCAAAGCTAGCATCACGCGCACAGACTCATTATTCAGAAGCTGCAACTGTGGTTGAACAGACAATAAGCTCAATTAAAACT GTTGCATCGTATACGGGAGAGAGAAGAGCTATTTCTGAATATCAAAGTTCTCTAAACAAAGCTTATCATTCTGGTGTACAAGAGGGTTTGGCTTCAGGGCTCGGATTCGGTGTTTTTATGTTTGTCTTCTATACAAGTTATGCTTTAGCTATATGGTATGGTGCAAAAATGATTTTGGACCATAACTATACTGGAGGAGATGTAATGAATGTCATTATGGCTACACTAACTGGCTCCTT TTCTTTAGGATATGCTTCTCCATGCTTGCGCGCATTTGCTGCTGGAAAGGCTGCAGCATTTAAAATGTTTGAGACGATAAACAGAAAGCCGGCTATAGATCCTTATGATATGAATGGACAGAAACTTCATGACATTAGTGGTGACATTGAACTTAAGGACATTTATTTCTGTTATCCAGCAAGACCACAGGAGAGCATATTTAGCGGTTTTTCTCTGTCGATACCAAAGGGAACAACAACAGCTCTAGTAGGGCGAAGTGGAAGTGGAAAATCGACAGTGATAAGTCTAATAGTGAGGTTCTATGATCCACAGGCTGGTGAAGTTCTGATTGACAGTATAAATATCAAAGAATTTCAGCTTAGGTGGATCAGGGGAAAGATCGGGCTTGTTAGCCAAGAACCTGTGCTGTTTGGTTCAACAATAAAGGATAATATCGCCTATGGGAAGGACGATGCAACTCTTGCAGAAATTAAAGCTGCTGTTCAACTTGCCAATGCTTCCAAGTTTATTGATAATTTACCTCAG GGACTAGACACCAGAGTTGGCGATCACGGAAGTCAGCTGTCGGGAGGCCAAAAGCAAAGAATTGCTATTGCAAGAGCAATACTAAAGGATCCCAAAATTCTACTTTTGGATGAAGCTACAAGTGCTCTTGATGCAGAATCTGAGAGGATTGTTCAAGAGACATTGGACAATGTCATGATTAACCGAACTACAGTTATTGTTGCGCATCGCCTGAGTACAGTAAAGAATGCAGATACAATAGCTGTAATCCAAGAGGGAAAGATCATTGAAAAAG GTTCCCACAAGGAACTGCTGCAAAATAGGGAAGGAGCATATGTTCAGCTTATACAGTTGCAAGAGCTTAGCAAATATTCAGGAGAACAAGATTCAAATGAACTGGACAAGGAAGAGATAGTCCTAACACCTGAAAAGAAACCAAATAAGCAGAATATCCTAACACGATCAGTAAGTGGAGGCTCGTTCAGGATCGAGAATAGTAGCCATCATTCATTGTCCATTCCAGTTAGTGCAGCAGAGAAAGAAGTTAGGGAATGCCATGATCTTAATTCAACAACAGCCGTACTGAAAAAGGGTAAAGACAACGCACTTTGTCGCTTGGCATTTATGAACAAACCAGAGATTCCAGAATTATTACTTGGTTGTATAGCTGCAGTGGTCAATGCTATAATACTACCTATTTTTGGTGTACTTCTTTCTAATGTTATCAAGACTTTCTATGAGCCAGCTCATGAACTCAGAAAGCATTCAAGATTTTGGTCATTGatatttgtcggtctaggattgGCTTCTTTACTAGCAACACCCTTGAGGACATTCTTGTTTGCTGTAGCAGGATGTAAGTTAATTAAGCGGATTCGCTTAATGTGCTTCGAGAAAGTAGTTTACATGGATATAAGTTGGTTCGACAGAAAGGAGAACTCCATTGGAGCAATTGGCACCCGACTATCTACAGATGCAGCATCTGTGCGAGGTATGGTTGGAGAATCACTTGCTTTGGTTGTGCAGAATACGTCAACAGCTATAGCTGGTTTAGTTATAGGACTTGAAGCAAGCTGGCAATTGGCACTCATAATGATAGTTATGGTGCCTCTAATTGGATTAAATGGATATCTTCACATGAAATACGTTAGTGGTTTCGGTGCTGATGCTAAG AAATTATACGAGGATGCAAGTCGAGTTGCCAGTGAAGCAGTTGGAAGTATCAGAACAGTGGCTTCTTTCTCTGCTGAAGAGAAAGTGGTGCAATTATACAAAAGAAAATGTGAAGAACCGGTTAGAGCTGGAATAAAAGAAGGATTATTGAGTGGTGCAGGATTTGGTTTTTCAATGTTCTGCTTGTATTCTGTCTATGCTGCCAGCTTTTATGCTGGTGCTCGATTGATTGAGTCCGGTAAGGTTACATTTGCTGAGGTTTTTCGG GTTTTCTATGGTCTTAGCTTGACAGCAACCGCGATTTCTCAATCAGGTGGACTCGCTCCTGATTCCACCAAAGCCAAAAGTGGTGCATCTTCTATCTTTGCACTTCTTGACAGACGATCCAAGATAGACTCAAGTGATAACTCAGGAATGATATTAGACAATGTGAAGGGAAATATTGAGTTTCAACATGTCAGTTTTAATTATCCAAGTAGACCTGAGGCTCAAGTTCTAAAAGATCTATGCCTAATCATTAGCTCTGGAGAG ACGGTTGCGCTAGTAGGAGAAAGTGGGAGTGGAAAATCAACAGTTATATCTTTGTTGCAAAGATTTTATGATCCTGATTCAGGCCTAATCACATTAGATGGAATAGAAATTCAAAAGCTGAAGGTGAAATGGTTGAGACAGCAAATGGGACTGGTAAGTCAGGAGCCTATATTGTTCAATGACACAATCAGAGCTAACATAGCATATGGAAAGGAAGGTGATGCCACTGAAGCAGAAATATTAGCTGCTGCTGAGTTAGCCAATGCTCACAACTTCATCAGTGGCTTACAACAG GGCTATGACACATTAGTTGGTGAAAGAGGAATACAACTATCTGGTGGACAGAAGCAAAGAGTTGCAATTGCAAGAGCA
- the LOC107811380 gene encoding ABC transporter B family member 4-like isoform X1 → MLSSVPPLVISSAVLTILLAKLASRAQTHYSEAATVVEQTISSIKTVASYTGERRAISEYQSSLNKAYHSGVQEGLASGLGFGVFMFVFYTSYALAIWYGAKMILDHNYTGGDVMNVIMATLTGSFSLGYASPCLRAFAAGKAAAFKMFETINRKPAIDPYDMNGQKLHDISGDIELKDIYFCYPARPQESIFSGFSLSIPKGTTTALVGRSGSGKSTVISLIVRFYDPQAGEVLIDSINIKEFQLRWIRGKIGLVSQEPVLFGSTIKDNIAYGKDDATLAEIKAAVQLANASKFIDNLPQGLDTRVGDHGSQLSGGQKQRIAIARAILKDPKILLLDEATSALDAESERIVQETLDNVMINRTTVIVAHRLSTVKNADTIAVIQEGKIIEKGSHKELLQNREGAYVQLIQLQELSKYSGEQDSNELDKEEIVLTPEKKPNKQNILTRSVSGGSFRIENSSHHSLSIPVSAAEKEVRECHDLNSTTAVLKKGKDNALCRLAFMNKPEIPELLLGCIAAVVNAIILPIFGVLLSNVIKTFYEPAHELRKHSRFWSLIFVGLGLASLLATPLRTFLFAVAGCKLIKRIRLMCFEKVVYMDISWFDRKENSIGAIGTRLSTDAASVRGMVGESLALVVQNTSTAIAGLVIGLEASWQLALIMIVMVPLIGLNGYLHMKYVSGFGADAKKLYEDASRVASEAVGSIRTVASFSAEEKVVQLYKRKCEEPVRAGIKEGLLSGAGFGFSMFCLYSVYAASFYAGARLIESGKVTFAEVFRVFYGLSLTATAISQSGGLAPDSTKAKSGASSIFALLDRRSKIDSSDNSGMILDNVKGNIEFQHVSFNYPSRPEAQVLKDLCLIISSGETVALVGESGSGKSTVISLLQRFYDPDSGLITLDGIEIQKLKVKWLRQQMGLVSQEPILFNDTIRANIAYGKEGDATEAEILAAAELANAHNFISGLQQGYDTLVGERGIQLSGGQKQRVAIARAIVKCPKILLLDEATSALDSESEKVVQDALDRVREGRTTVVVAHRLSTIKGADVIAVMKDGAIVEKGNHETLVNREDGIYASLVSKSTSTMK, encoded by the exons ATGTTATCTTCAGTTCCTCCACTTGTCATCTCTTCTGCTGTCTTGACTATCCTTCTGGCAAAGCTAGCATCACGCGCACAGACTCATTATTCAGAAGCTGCAACTGTGGTTGAACAGACAATAAGCTCAATTAAAACT GTTGCATCGTATACGGGAGAGAGAAGAGCTATTTCTGAATATCAAAGTTCTCTAAACAAAGCTTATCATTCTGGTGTACAAGAGGGTTTGGCTTCAGGGCTCGGATTCGGTGTTTTTATGTTTGTCTTCTATACAAGTTATGCTTTAGCTATATGGTATGGTGCAAAAATGATTTTGGACCATAACTATACTGGAGGAGATGTAATGAATGTCATTATGGCTACACTAACTGGCTCCTT TTCTTTAGGATATGCTTCTCCATGCTTGCGCGCATTTGCTGCTGGAAAGGCTGCAGCATTTAAAATGTTTGAGACGATAAACAGAAAGCCGGCTATAGATCCTTATGATATGAATGGACAGAAACTTCATGACATTAGTGGTGACATTGAACTTAAGGACATTTATTTCTGTTATCCAGCAAGACCACAGGAGAGCATATTTAGCGGTTTTTCTCTGTCGATACCAAAGGGAACAACAACAGCTCTAGTAGGGCGAAGTGGAAGTGGAAAATCGACAGTGATAAGTCTAATAGTGAGGTTCTATGATCCACAGGCTGGTGAAGTTCTGATTGACAGTATAAATATCAAAGAATTTCAGCTTAGGTGGATCAGGGGAAAGATCGGGCTTGTTAGCCAAGAACCTGTGCTGTTTGGTTCAACAATAAAGGATAATATCGCCTATGGGAAGGACGATGCAACTCTTGCAGAAATTAAAGCTGCTGTTCAACTTGCCAATGCTTCCAAGTTTATTGATAATTTACCTCAG GGACTAGACACCAGAGTTGGCGATCACGGAAGTCAGCTGTCGGGAGGCCAAAAGCAAAGAATTGCTATTGCAAGAGCAATACTAAAGGATCCCAAAATTCTACTTTTGGATGAAGCTACAAGTGCTCTTGATGCAGAATCTGAGAGGATTGTTCAAGAGACATTGGACAATGTCATGATTAACCGAACTACAGTTATTGTTGCGCATCGCCTGAGTACAGTAAAGAATGCAGATACAATAGCTGTAATCCAAGAGGGAAAGATCATTGAAAAAG GTTCCCACAAGGAACTGCTGCAAAATAGGGAAGGAGCATATGTTCAGCTTATACAGTTGCAAGAGCTTAGCAAATATTCAGGAGAACAAGATTCAAATGAACTGGACAAGGAAGAGATAGTCCTAACACCTGAAAAGAAACCAAATAAGCAGAATATCCTAACACGATCAGTAAGTGGAGGCTCGTTCAGGATCGAGAATAGTAGCCATCATTCATTGTCCATTCCAGTTAGTGCAGCAGAGAAAGAAGTTAGGGAATGCCATGATCTTAATTCAACAACAGCCGTACTGAAAAAGGGTAAAGACAACGCACTTTGTCGCTTGGCATTTATGAACAAACCAGAGATTCCAGAATTATTACTTGGTTGTATAGCTGCAGTGGTCAATGCTATAATACTACCTATTTTTGGTGTACTTCTTTCTAATGTTATCAAGACTTTCTATGAGCCAGCTCATGAACTCAGAAAGCATTCAAGATTTTGGTCATTGatatttgtcggtctaggattgGCTTCTTTACTAGCAACACCCTTGAGGACATTCTTGTTTGCTGTAGCAGGATGTAAGTTAATTAAGCGGATTCGCTTAATGTGCTTCGAGAAAGTAGTTTACATGGATATAAGTTGGTTCGACAGAAAGGAGAACTCCATTGGAGCAATTGGCACCCGACTATCTACAGATGCAGCATCTGTGCGAGGTATGGTTGGAGAATCACTTGCTTTGGTTGTGCAGAATACGTCAACAGCTATAGCTGGTTTAGTTATAGGACTTGAAGCAAGCTGGCAATTGGCACTCATAATGATAGTTATGGTGCCTCTAATTGGATTAAATGGATATCTTCACATGAAATACGTTAGTGGTTTCGGTGCTGATGCTAAG AAATTATACGAGGATGCAAGTCGAGTTGCCAGTGAAGCAGTTGGAAGTATCAGAACAGTGGCTTCTTTCTCTGCTGAAGAGAAAGTGGTGCAATTATACAAAAGAAAATGTGAAGAACCGGTTAGAGCTGGAATAAAAGAAGGATTATTGAGTGGTGCAGGATTTGGTTTTTCAATGTTCTGCTTGTATTCTGTCTATGCTGCCAGCTTTTATGCTGGTGCTCGATTGATTGAGTCCGGTAAGGTTACATTTGCTGAGGTTTTTCGG GTTTTCTATGGTCTTAGCTTGACAGCAACCGCGATTTCTCAATCAGGTGGACTCGCTCCTGATTCCACCAAAGCCAAAAGTGGTGCATCTTCTATCTTTGCACTTCTTGACAGACGATCCAAGATAGACTCAAGTGATAACTCAGGAATGATATTAGACAATGTGAAGGGAAATATTGAGTTTCAACATGTCAGTTTTAATTATCCAAGTAGACCTGAGGCTCAAGTTCTAAAAGATCTATGCCTAATCATTAGCTCTGGAGAG ACGGTTGCGCTAGTAGGAGAAAGTGGGAGTGGAAAATCAACAGTTATATCTTTGTTGCAAAGATTTTATGATCCTGATTCAGGCCTAATCACATTAGATGGAATAGAAATTCAAAAGCTGAAGGTGAAATGGTTGAGACAGCAAATGGGACTGGTAAGTCAGGAGCCTATATTGTTCAATGACACAATCAGAGCTAACATAGCATATGGAAAGGAAGGTGATGCCACTGAAGCAGAAATATTAGCTGCTGCTGAGTTAGCCAATGCTCACAACTTCATCAGTGGCTTACAACAG GGCTATGACACATTAGTTGGTGAAAGAGGAATACAACTATCTGGTGGACAGAAGCAAAGAGTTGCAATTGCAAGAGCA